In one Denitratisoma sp. genomic region, the following are encoded:
- the accB gene encoding acetyl-CoA carboxylase biotin carboxyl carrier protein — translation MDLRKLKALIDLVEKSGIAELEITEGEEKVRIAKQGGSAPAPSFHMHHASPAPQAVPAAPAAAPAEPVAAEPEGHAVKAPMVGTFYRSSAPGAQSFVEVGQTVKAGDTLCIIEAMKLMNEIEADASGVIKAILVENGQPVEYGQPLFIIG, via the coding sequence ATGGACCTCAGAAAACTGAAGGCCTTGATCGATCTGGTGGAAAAGTCCGGCATTGCCGAACTGGAAATCACCGAAGGGGAGGAGAAGGTGCGCATCGCCAAGCAGGGCGGTTCAGCGCCAGCGCCCTCCTTTCATATGCACCACGCCAGCCCGGCGCCGCAAGCAGTGCCCGCCGCACCGGCTGCCGCGCCAGCCGAGCCGGTCGCCGCCGAACCGGAAGGCCATGCCGTCAAGGCGCCGATGGTCGGCACCTTTTACCGCTCTTCCGCGCCGGGCGCCCAGTCCTTCGTCGAAGTCGGCCAAACGGTCAAGGCCGGCGACACCCTCTGCATCATCGAAGCCATGAAGCTCATGAACGAGATCGAGGCGGACGCCTCGGGCGTGATCAAGGCCATCCTGGTCGAAAACGGCCAGCCGGTGGAGTATGGCCAGCCCCTCTTCATCATCGGCTAA
- the aroQ gene encoding type II 3-dehydroquinate dehydratase produces MNAKKARPSTTKNAKGKQRILVLHGPNLNLLGLREPEIYGRETLADINASLARQAKSASVDLITFQSNHEGDLVDRVQAARSEGVAFIVINPGGYTHTSVALRDALAAVAIPFVEVHLSNIHAREPFRRHSYFSDIAAGVICGLGSHGYRLALDYALNRIR; encoded by the coding sequence ATGAATGCCAAGAAAGCCCGCCCAAGCACAACCAAGAATGCCAAGGGCAAGCAACGCATACTGGTCCTGCATGGGCCGAATCTCAATTTATTGGGTCTGCGGGAGCCGGAAATCTACGGACGCGAAACGCTGGCGGACATCAACGCAAGCCTTGCCAGGCAGGCCAAGTCGGCCTCGGTCGACCTGATTACCTTCCAGAGCAACCATGAGGGCGACCTGGTCGACCGCGTCCAAGCGGCCCGCAGCGAAGGGGTGGCCTTCATCGTCATCAACCCGGGCGGCTACACCCATACCAGCGTCGCCCTGCGCGACGCGCTGGCTGCAGTGGCCATACCGTTCGTCGAAGTGCATCTGTCCAATATCCACGCGCGAGAACCCTTCCGCCGGCATTCCTATTTCTCGGACATCGCCGCCGGCGTCATTTGCGGCCTCGGCAGCCACGGCTACCGGCTGGCCCTCGACTACGCGCTCAACCGCATTCGCTAG
- a CDS encoding redoxin family protein — MSRVVRHSLLIIAVSTLAATAGYFYGRPQPVSPPPRESAPTADAPARLLALTLPDLEGRLQSLSQWKGKVLVVNFWATWCPPCKEEMPEFSRISSKYAANGVQFIGISIDSAEKVLAFRKEIEISYPLLISNLETLDLSSDLGNRAKALPFTVILRPDGTPQQVKLGKFATPDLEKAIQSALLPN; from the coding sequence ATGAGCCGGGTGGTTCGCCATTCCCTGCTGATCATTGCGGTCTCGACCTTAGCCGCAACTGCAGGTTACTTTTACGGCAGGCCGCAGCCGGTATCCCCGCCGCCTCGCGAGTCTGCGCCGACCGCCGATGCGCCAGCCCGCCTGCTCGCCCTGACCCTGCCCGACCTGGAGGGCAGACTTCAATCGCTGTCGCAATGGAAGGGCAAGGTACTGGTGGTCAATTTCTGGGCAACCTGGTGCCCGCCCTGCAAGGAAGAAATGCCGGAATTTTCGAGAATCAGCAGTAAATACGCCGCGAACGGCGTCCAATTCATTGGCATCAGCATCGATTCCGCAGAGAAAGTCCTGGCATTCCGGAAAGAGATCGAGATTTCCTATCCGCTTCTCATCAGCAATCTGGAAACGCTCGACCTCTCAAGCGATTTAGGCAATCGCGCCAAGGCCTTGCCATTCACGGTCATACTTCGTCCGGACGGTACGCCGCAGCAAGTCAAGTTGGGCAAATTCGCCACGCCGGATCTGGAAAAAGCCATTCAGTCGGCGCTCCTGCCGAACTGA
- a CDS encoding nucleotidyltransferase, whose amino-acid sequence MRRSIAALAARLMAEDGIADYGLAKRKAARQLGAPETEALPNNAEIEAELRAYQAIYQEEEQRERLQEMRETAVEVMRLLDPFRPYLTGAVLDGTAGRYAEIELEAFPDSSKEVEIFLLNQGIRFEQNEPRRGGAEAPECVLTFDWNDLPVRLSLFEPDAERAHKRRNGRISERARLSSVEALLGAAAA is encoded by the coding sequence ATGCGGCGGAGCATTGCCGCGCTGGCGGCCCGCCTGATGGCCGAGGATGGCATTGCCGACTACGGCCTGGCCAAGCGCAAGGCGGCCCGCCAGCTCGGCGCGCCCGAAACCGAAGCCCTTCCCAACAACGCCGAAATCGAGGCTGAACTGCGCGCCTACCAGGCGATCTATCAGGAGGAGGAGCAGCGCGAGCGCCTGCAGGAAATGCGCGAAACGGCCGTCGAAGTCATGCGCCTGCTCGATCCCTTCCGGCCTTACCTGACCGGCGCGGTACTGGACGGCACAGCCGGGCGCTATGCCGAAATCGAACTGGAAGCCTTCCCGGACAGCAGCAAGGAAGTGGAGATATTCCTGCTCAACCAGGGCATTCGCTTCGAGCAGAACGAACCCCGGCGTGGCGGGGCAGAGGCGCCAGAGTGCGTACTCACATTCGACTGGAATGATCTCCCCGTAAGGCTGTCCCTGTTCGAGCCGGATGCCGAACGCGCCCATAAGCGCCGCAATGGCAGGATTTCCGAACGCGCCCGCCTGTCTTCGGTGGAAGCCCTGCTGGGTGCCGCTGCAGCATGA
- the mpl gene encoding UDP-N-acetylmuramate:L-alanyl-gamma-D-glutamyl-meso-diaminopimelate ligase: protein MHIHILGICGTFMGGIALLARASGHRVTGCDANVYPPMSTQLEAEGIELIEGYDAAQAGLAPDLFVIGNAISRGNPLLEEILDKGLAYVSGPQWLAANVLRDKWVLAVAGTHGKTTTSSLLAWILEHAGMNPGFLIGGVPQDFGVSARLTSSPFFVIEADEYDTAFSDKRSKFVHYGARTAILNNLEFDHADIFSDLAAIETQFHHFVRILPKSGLIVANAAEASLKRVLQRGCWTPVEWFGNADGWNLGELAPDGSCIVSFAGGEVGRLRLALAGAHNRANALAAVAAARHAGVPPAAALEALACFGGVKRRLEVRGTSGNVTVYDDFAHHPTAIAATIAGLRQRIAGGRILAVLEPRSNTMKLGVMKAQLPDSLREAELTFCYAAGLGWDVRGALQPLGERAQVFEDIDALVAAVSAAARAGDHVLVMSNGGFCGVHGRLLEALASR, encoded by the coding sequence ATGCATATCCACATCCTCGGCATCTGCGGCACCTTCATGGGCGGCATCGCTCTGCTGGCCAGGGCTTCCGGCCATCGCGTGACCGGCTGCGATGCCAATGTTTACCCGCCGATGAGCACACAGCTCGAGGCGGAGGGTATCGAACTGATCGAGGGCTACGACGCGGCGCAGGCCGGACTGGCGCCCGACCTGTTCGTGATCGGCAATGCCATTTCCCGCGGCAATCCGCTGCTGGAGGAGATTCTCGACAAGGGGCTGGCCTATGTGTCCGGCCCGCAATGGCTGGCCGCGAATGTGTTGCGCGACAAATGGGTGCTGGCCGTCGCGGGGACCCACGGCAAGACGACCACCTCGTCGCTGCTGGCCTGGATCCTGGAGCACGCCGGGATGAACCCCGGCTTTCTCATCGGCGGCGTGCCGCAGGATTTCGGCGTGTCGGCGCGACTGACTTCCAGCCCTTTCTTCGTCATCGAGGCGGACGAATACGACACGGCCTTCAGCGACAAGCGCTCGAAGTTTGTTCATTACGGGGCGCGGACCGCAATCCTGAATAATCTTGAATTCGATCACGCAGACATCTTCAGCGATCTTGCAGCCATCGAGACGCAATTTCACCATTTTGTGCGGATCCTGCCTAAATCCGGCCTGATCGTTGCTAATGCGGCCGAAGCCAGCCTGAAGCGGGTTCTCCAGCGCGGTTGCTGGACGCCGGTCGAGTGGTTCGGCAACGCGGATGGGTGGAATCTGGGTGAGTTGGCCCCGGACGGTTCCTGCATCGTGAGTTTCGCGGGCGGCGAGGTCGGCCGCTTGCGTCTGGCGCTGGCCGGCGCCCACAACCGGGCGAATGCGCTGGCGGCCGTTGCCGCGGCGCGGCATGCCGGCGTGCCGCCGGCCGCTGCGCTGGAGGCGCTGGCGTGCTTCGGTGGCGTCAAGCGCCGACTGGAGGTTCGTGGCACATCGGGCAATGTGACGGTCTATGACGATTTCGCGCATCACCCGACGGCCATCGCGGCGACGATCGCCGGCTTGCGTCAGCGTATCGCTGGCGGACGCATCCTAGCGGTGCTGGAACCGCGCTCCAACACCATGAAACTGGGCGTGATGAAGGCGCAATTGCCGGACAGCCTGCGCGAGGCCGAACTGACGTTCTGTTACGCGGCCGGCCTGGGCTGGGATGTCCGCGGTGCCCTGCAGCCGCTCGGCGAGCGGGCGCAGGTCTTTGAGGATATCGACGCCCTTGTCGCGGCGGTTTCGGCTGCTGCCCGCGCGGGCGATCATGTGCTCGTCATGAGCAATGGCGGCTTCTGCGGGGTGCATGGCCGGCTGCTCGAAGCCCTCGCTTCCCGCTGA
- the coxB gene encoding cytochrome c oxidase subunit II yields the protein MHNKTKSRLAGLALMAWSGMALAAWELNFQTPATKAAQTVIDLHDLMMIIIVVIFIGVFAVMFYSVFAHRKSKGHQAAQFHDNTLVEIAWTVIPLLILIGMAWPATKAVLNMRDTAQADITIKATGYQWKWGYDYLKGEGEGIRFMSLMSTPPEQIRGAAAKGGNYLLEVDRHLVVPVGKKVRVLTTATDVIHSWWVPALAVKQDAIPGYVRDTWFKAEKEGIYRGQCAELCGKDHAFMPIVVEVVSAEKYTQWVGAQKQQMAAAADEGAKTYSLDELKSRGEKVYAANCVACHQANGKGLPPTFPGLDGSKIATGPKAAHIDIVLHGKPNTAMAAYGGQLSDGDIAAVVTYERNAWGNKTGDVVQPAEIKAARK from the coding sequence ATGCATAACAAGACTAAGTCGCGTTTGGCGGGCCTTGCGCTCATGGCCTGGTCGGGCATGGCGCTGGCCGCCTGGGAACTCAACTTCCAGACGCCCGCCACCAAGGCCGCCCAGACGGTGATCGACCTGCACGACCTGATGATGATCATCATCGTCGTCATTTTCATCGGCGTCTTCGCGGTGATGTTCTATTCGGTGTTCGCCCACCGCAAGTCGAAGGGCCATCAGGCCGCCCAGTTTCACGACAACACCCTGGTCGAGATCGCCTGGACCGTCATTCCCCTGCTGATCCTGATCGGCATGGCCTGGCCCGCCACCAAGGCCGTGCTCAACATGCGCGATACCGCCCAGGCCGACATCACCATCAAGGCGACCGGTTACCAGTGGAAGTGGGGCTACGATTACCTCAAGGGCGAGGGCGAGGGCATCCGCTTCATGAGCCTGATGTCCACGCCGCCGGAGCAGATTCGCGGCGCGGCGGCCAAGGGCGGCAATTATCTGCTCGAGGTCGACCGGCATCTCGTCGTCCCCGTCGGCAAGAAGGTTCGCGTCCTGACCACGGCGACCGACGTGATCCATTCCTGGTGGGTGCCGGCCCTGGCGGTGAAGCAGGATGCCATTCCGGGCTATGTGCGCGATACCTGGTTCAAGGCGGAGAAGGAGGGCATCTACCGCGGCCAGTGCGCCGAGTTGTGCGGCAAGGACCACGCCTTCATGCCGATCGTGGTCGAGGTGGTCTCGGCCGAGAAATACACGCAATGGGTCGGGGCGCAGAAGCAGCAGATGGCCGCCGCGGCCGACGAGGGCGCGAAAACCTATTCCCTGGACGAGCTGAAGAGCCGCGGCGAGAAGGTTTACGCAGCCAACTGCGTGGCCTGCCATCAGGCCAACGGCAAGGGTCTGCCGCCCACCTTCCCGGGGCTCGACGGCTCGAAGATCGCCACGGGACCGAAGGCGGCGCACATCGACATCGTCCTGCACGGCAAGCCCAACACCGCCATGGCGGCCTACGGCGGCCAGCTCAGCGACGGCGACATCGCGGCCGTCGTGACGTACGAGCGCAACGCCTGGGGCAACAAGACCGGCGACGTCGTGCAGCCTGCCGAGATCAAGGCGGCGCGCAAATAA
- the ctaD gene encoding cytochrome c oxidase subunit I, with translation MRWITTTNHKDIGTMYLWFSFAMFMVGGVMALIIRAELFQPGLQYVQPEFFNQMITLHGLIMVFGAIMPAFVGFANWMLPMMIGAPDMAFARMNNWSFWLLPPAGILLTASMFVPGGAAGTGWTLYPPLSIQMGIGMDMAIFAVHILGMSSIMGSINIVTTILNLRAPGMTLMRMPMFCWTWLITGFLLIAVMPVLAGAVTMILTDRHFGTSFFSAAGGGDPVLFQHIFWFFGHPEVYIIALPAFGVVSHVIPAFARKPIFGYTSMVYAIASIALISFIVWAHHMYVVGMPVAGQLYFMYATILIAVPTGVKVFNWVATMWRGSMTFETPMLFALGFLFLFTIGGFTGLVLSNTAIDVQLQDTYYVVAHFHYVMVAGALFSAFAAVYYWLPKWTGHMYDETLGQWHFWLSIVSFNIAFFPQHFLGLAGMPRRIPDYALQFADFNQVSTIGAFGFGLSQLLFLYVVLKAIRGGEKAAAKPWEGATGLEWTVPSPAPYHTFEEPPVVAAGKGHL, from the coding sequence ATGCGCTGGATCACCACCACCAACCACAAGGACATCGGCACCATGTACCTGTGGTTCAGCTTCGCCATGTTCATGGTCGGCGGGGTGATGGCCCTGATCATCCGCGCCGAGCTGTTCCAGCCGGGCCTGCAGTATGTCCAGCCGGAATTCTTCAACCAGATGATCACGCTGCACGGCCTGATCATGGTGTTCGGCGCGATCATGCCGGCCTTCGTCGGCTTCGCCAACTGGATGCTCCCGATGATGATCGGCGCGCCCGACATGGCCTTTGCGCGCATGAACAACTGGAGCTTCTGGCTGCTGCCGCCAGCCGGCATCCTGCTGACGGCCTCGATGTTCGTGCCCGGCGGCGCCGCCGGCACCGGCTGGACGCTCTATCCGCCGCTGTCCATCCAGATGGGCATCGGCATGGACATGGCGATCTTCGCGGTGCACATCCTCGGCATGTCGTCGATCATGGGGTCGATCAACATCGTCACGACGATCCTCAACCTGCGCGCGCCCGGCATGACGCTCATGCGCATGCCGATGTTCTGCTGGACCTGGCTGATCACCGGCTTCCTGCTGATCGCCGTGATGCCGGTGCTGGCCGGCGCCGTCACCATGATCCTGACGGACCGCCACTTCGGCACCAGCTTCTTCAGCGCGGCCGGCGGCGGCGATCCGGTGCTGTTCCAGCATATCTTTTGGTTCTTCGGCCATCCCGAGGTGTACATCATCGCCCTGCCGGCCTTCGGCGTCGTCTCGCACGTCATCCCGGCCTTCGCGCGCAAGCCGATCTTCGGCTACACCTCGATGGTGTACGCCATCGCCTCGATCGCGCTGATTTCCTTCATCGTCTGGGCGCACCACATGTACGTGGTCGGCATGCCGGTCGCCGGCCAGCTCTACTTCATGTACGCCACCATCCTGATCGCGGTGCCGACCGGCGTGAAGGTGTTCAACTGGGTGGCCACCATGTGGCGGGGGTCGATGACCTTCGAAACCCCCATGCTGTTCGCCCTCGGCTTCCTCTTCCTGTTCACCATCGGCGGCTTCACCGGCCTGGTGCTGTCCAACACGGCGATCGACGTGCAGCTGCAGGACACCTATTACGTGGTCGCCCATTTCCACTACGTGATGGTGGCAGGGGCGCTGTTCTCGGCCTTTGCGGCGGTGTACTACTGGCTGCCGAAGTGGACCGGCCACATGTACGACGAGACGCTGGGCCAGTGGCACTTCTGGCTGTCCATCGTCTCCTTCAACATCGCCTTCTTCCCGCAGCATTTCCTCGGTCTGGCCGGCATGCCGCGCCGCATTCCGGACTACGCCCTGCAGTTCGCCGACTTCAACCAGGTGTCGACGATCGGCGCATTCGGCTTCGGCCTGAGCCAGCTGCTGTTCCTGTATGTGGTGCTGAAGGCCATTCGCGGCGGCGAGAAGGCGGCGGCCAAGCCCTGGGAGGGTGCGACCGGCTTGGAGTGGACGGTGCCCTCGCCGGCGCCCTACCACACCTTCGAGGAGCCGCCGGTGGTGGCCGCGGGGAAAGGCCACTTGTGA
- a CDS encoding cytochrome oxidase small assembly protein, with protein MQNERSRRTALILAAVAAAMFAGFVLRYWLFK; from the coding sequence ATGCAGAACGAGAGAAGCCGCAGGACGGCGCTGATCCTCGCTGCGGTGGCGGCAGCGATGTTCGCCGGCTTTGTCCTGCGCTACTGGTTGTTCAAATGA
- a CDS encoding cytochrome c oxidase assembly protein has protein sequence MSANRNADNRRVLVRLLAVAGLMFGFGYAMVPLYQKFCEVTGINNLLNPDDALRNTQIDTSRKVTVEFDANLHGLPWSFKPGQTSVSVHPGELVHVVYRVSNTRNHPVTGQAIPSYGPQLAAAHFKKMECFCFARQTLGPGESREMPVVFVIDPALPTDVNTITLSYTFFEVAGAVAEPAPQQRRPGA, from the coding sequence ATGAGCGCGAACCGGAACGCCGACAACCGGCGCGTCCTCGTCAGGCTGCTGGCGGTGGCCGGGCTCATGTTCGGCTTCGGCTATGCCATGGTGCCGCTGTACCAGAAGTTCTGCGAGGTCACCGGCATCAACAACCTGCTCAACCCGGACGATGCGCTGCGCAACACCCAGATCGATACCAGCCGCAAGGTGACCGTGGAGTTCGATGCCAATCTGCACGGCTTGCCGTGGAGCTTCAAGCCGGGCCAGACCAGCGTTTCGGTGCATCCGGGCGAACTGGTACATGTCGTCTATCGCGTCAGCAACACGCGCAACCATCCGGTGACCGGCCAGGCGATCCCCAGCTACGGTCCGCAGCTGGCCGCCGCACATTTCAAGAAAATGGAGTGCTTCTGCTTTGCGCGGCAGACGCTGGGACCGGGAGAATCGCGGGAAATGCCCGTCGTCTTCGTCATCGATCCGGCACTGCCGACGGATGTGAACACGATCACCCTGTCGTACACCTTCTTCGAGGTGGCCGGAGCGGTGGCCGAGCCCGCGCCACAGCAGCGCAGGCCGGGCGCATGA
- a CDS encoding DUF2970 domain-containing protein encodes MNAGAMMGARRAGPLQVLRTVLSALFGVRHRRMHEEDAAGLHPGQVIVAGIIVVAVFVLAIVAFVQFVAIK; translated from the coding sequence ATGAATGCCGGAGCCATGATGGGCGCGCGCAGAGCGGGGCCGCTTCAGGTGCTGAGGACGGTGCTGTCGGCGCTGTTCGGCGTGCGGCACCGCCGGATGCACGAGGAGGATGCCGCAGGGCTGCACCCGGGCCAGGTGATCGTCGCCGGCATCATCGTGGTGGCGGTGTTCGTCCTGGCAATCGTGGCCTTTGTGCAATTCGTCGCCATAAAGTAA
- a CDS encoding cytochrome c oxidase subunit 3, with protein sequence MNQQASRYFVPEPSHFPLVGSAALFLLASGAVLWMNKIAFGPYVVLAGFVVLLFMLFGWFGRVIDESEHGRYNKQVDVSFRWGMSWFIFSEVMFFAAFFGALFYVRVLSVPDLASPEQQLLWPGFNADWPSAGPKFAEQFTPMGAMGIPLINTLLLLSSGATLTWAHWGLVAGKRGQLKLGLMLTIALGLIFLSLQVYEYVHAYQELNLKLTTGVYGSTFFMLTGFHGLHVTIGATMLLVIFFRVMAGHFKPDHHFAFEAVAWYWHFVDVVWLFLFVVVYWL encoded by the coding sequence ATGAATCAGCAGGCATCCCGCTATTTCGTTCCGGAGCCGTCGCACTTCCCGCTGGTGGGTTCAGCCGCCCTGTTCCTGCTGGCTTCGGGCGCCGTGCTATGGATGAACAAGATCGCCTTCGGCCCCTATGTCGTGCTGGCCGGTTTCGTTGTCCTGCTGTTCATGCTGTTCGGCTGGTTCGGCCGGGTCATCGATGAATCCGAGCATGGGAGGTACAACAAGCAGGTCGATGTCTCCTTCCGCTGGGGCATGAGCTGGTTCATCTTCTCGGAAGTGATGTTCTTCGCCGCCTTCTTCGGCGCCCTGTTCTATGTCCGCGTGCTTTCCGTGCCCGATCTGGCGAGCCCCGAGCAGCAGCTCCTGTGGCCGGGCTTCAACGCGGACTGGCCGAGCGCCGGGCCGAAGTTCGCCGAGCAGTTCACGCCGATGGGCGCGATGGGCATTCCGCTCATCAACACCCTGCTGCTGCTGTCCTCCGGGGCCACCCTGACCTGGGCGCACTGGGGTCTGGTCGCCGGCAAGCGCGGGCAACTGAAGCTCGGCCTGATGCTCACCATCGCCCTCGGCCTGATCTTCCTCAGCCTGCAGGTCTATGAGTACGTTCATGCCTATCAGGAACTGAACCTGAAGCTGACCACCGGCGTTTACGGCTCGACCTTCTTCATGCTGACCGGTTTCCACGGCTTGCACGTGACCATCGGCGCAACCATGCTGCTGGTGATCTTCTTCCGCGTCATGGCCGGCCATTTCAAGCCGGATCATCACTTCGCCTTCGAGGCGGTGGCGTGGTACTGGCACTTCGTCGACGTGGTCTGGCTGTTCCTCTTCGTCGTGGTGTATTGGCTATAG
- a CDS encoding twin transmembrane helix small protein: protein MRIVVIVFLVAIVASLASALVFLFRDQGRDRTRMVKALAVRVGLSILLFVLLVAGYYSGLITGKL from the coding sequence ATGCGCATCGTCGTCATCGTATTCCTCGTCGCCATCGTCGCCAGCCTGGCCTCCGCACTGGTGTTTCTGTTTCGTGACCAGGGCCGCGACCGCACGCGCATGGTCAAGGCGCTCGCCGTGCGCGTCGGGTTGTCCATCCTGCTTTTCGTTCTGCTTGTCGCAGGCTACTATTCCGGCCTGATCACCGGCAAGCTCTAA
- a CDS encoding SURF1 family protein, whose translation MKIRLAFRFVPLLAALAFSVAAVMIGNLQRGRAEQKQGAFDRIESARHRAPIQIATSPIDAALLDRQPVAARGHWVSEKTVLIDNRTHNGIAGYHVVTPLRIEGAHIGILVNRGWVAAPRLRSELPRLPVLPETPVEVKGIARLPLEKTFELAPDRAQGVVWQHLSLERFRAWSGLELQPVVLLQTDAAGDGLVRDWLPADSGALKHWGFALVWYLAAAAAAAAAVVFSVERRKHEA comes from the coding sequence TTGAAAATCCGCCTTGCCTTCCGTTTCGTTCCCCTGCTTGCCGCGCTGGCTTTTTCTGTTGCAGCCGTCATGATCGGCAATCTCCAGCGCGGCCGTGCGGAGCAGAAGCAGGGCGCCTTCGACCGGATCGAGAGCGCCCGTCATCGTGCGCCGATTCAGATCGCCACGTCGCCGATCGATGCTGCCTTGCTCGACCGACAGCCGGTCGCTGCGCGCGGCCACTGGGTGAGCGAGAAGACCGTCCTCATCGACAACAGGACGCATAACGGAATTGCCGGCTACCATGTCGTCACACCCTTGCGCATCGAGGGCGCACACATCGGAATCCTGGTGAACCGCGGCTGGGTGGCCGCGCCCCGCTTGCGTAGCGAACTGCCGCGATTGCCTGTGCTGCCGGAAACGCCGGTGGAGGTGAAGGGAATCGCGCGGCTCCCGTTGGAGAAAACATTCGAGCTGGCACCTGATCGTGCCCAGGGCGTGGTCTGGCAGCATCTGTCGCTGGAGCGCTTCCGGGCATGGTCAGGATTGGAATTGCAACCGGTCGTCTTGTTGCAAACCGACGCGGCAGGTGACGGACTCGTACGGGATTGGCTGCCGGCGGACAGCGGCGCCCTGAAGCATTGGGGATTCGCCCTGGTATGGTATCTGGCGGCCGCCGCTGCTGCGGCTGCAGCCGTCGTTTTTTCAGTGGAGCGCAGGAAACATGAAGCATAA